CCCCGCCGTACAGAAGGTCGTCCCCCCGGCCGCCGCTCAGTCTGTCCGGCCCGTCCAGACCGTATATCCGGTCATCGCCGGCGCCGCCGGACAGCCGGTTTGCCAACGCGTTGCCGGTCAGGTTGTTGTCCAGATCATTCCCGCTGCCATCCTGCGAGGCCGATCCACTCAGCACCAGGTCTTCGACATGCGACGGCAGGGTGAACGAGAGCGTGGCGAAAACAGTATCGTGCCCCTGCCCGGCCAGTTCGATAACCCGGTCGGCACTGTCATCGACCCGGTAGCCATCGTTCCCCTCTCCGCCAAGCAGGGTGTCGCTGCCGGCACGGCCATCCAGCAGGTTGGCGGCGCCATTGCCGACCAGGCGGTTGCTGCCGGCATTGCCGGTGCCGTCGATGTCCCCGTTACCGGTCAGCTCCAGCCATTCGACCTCGTCCGGCAAGGTGAAATCGATGCGCGAACGCACCAGGTCATGGCCCCCGCCCGCCAGTTCAATCACCCTGTCGCCGGCATCATCCACGTCATAGGTGTCGTCGCCAGCACCGCCCTCCATCCGGTCGGCCCCCGGACCGCCAATCAGCCGATTGCCGCCGGCGTCACCAAGCAGCGTATCGGCAGCACCGGTGCCGGCAATGACCGGTACCGGCAATGCGGCAGGGGCGAATCGCTCAAGCAGCACAGGCGGCGCACCGACGCGCGGCGGGCCGGGGGGATGGTCGGGCGGCGGCACGGCGGTTCCGGGTGAGGCGAAGATGAAATTGCGTTCACTGAGGGCTTCCGGAGAAACGTTGTACAGATTCACTATCAGCGACTGCCCGCCCTGCTCGGCAGCCACCTGGGTCAACTGTCCATCCCAGCCAAACGTCCTGTATGCCACGCGTATGCGCAACTGTCCGATATCGTGCAGCCCGCCGAACTGGCTCAGGTCGATCGTATCGGCCTCCGGGTCGAAATCGATGATCAGGTTGGACACCCTGATGGTCACGGAGGCGAGCAGGCTGACCCACCAGTTCGGCCGTGTATTGGCCAGCACCAGAAAACGATCAGGCCCTTTTCCGCCGAGAAATGCACCGTCGCCAATCTCGCCGGTTTTATGATTGACACGTCCCCGGCGCGCATCCAGTATCCGTTCGCCCTCGATCAGTGGTGTCGCATGCCTTGCCTGTTGCCATTGCTGCAACTGCGCACGGTCGGCAAAATCGATGATTCTGCTGTCAGGCTTCATCAATCCGTCCATGATCAACAGTGTCTGGCCATTGCCCAGCTCAATCAGGGTTTCCGGTCCGGTTTCCTTCGTCCTTCGGCTGGTGTACTTCCTGCCCGCCAGCAGGTTCGGGGTGAACCCGACCAGCGCCACGATATCCCCCTCCCCAGCTTCGCTGGAGGTGAGATCCAGGATCACGTCCTGTGCATTCGCCTCCGGCTCAATGATGAACAGGTCGGCCCCGCCGCCGCCTGTCATCCGGTCGTTCCCCGGCCCGCCTTCCAGCGTATCCCCCCCGCCAGCCCCGTACAGCCGGTCATCACCACGCCCCCCGCGCAGCAGATTGGCGCCCTCGTTGCCATGAATGCTGTCGTCAAACCCGCCCGCCAGCACGTCTTCGATCTGCCGGCCGTCAATCAGGGTCAGCGCCGTACCGGCAAGCGTCGCCGTACTCCGTTTGAGATCGACCTGGCAGGCGCCGGACAAGGCGGCCAGGTTCAGCGTGTCATGCCCGCCATTGTCATCCGACAGGCGGTTGCGCAATGGATCTGATGCCAGCGCCGCATACTCGTCGGTGTACACGTAATGATCGTCCGCCAGCCCGGCAGACCCGAATACATTGAAGCTCCAGTGCTCCAGCGTGCCGGTATTCGCCGCCCCGCGGTCGCTGATTTCAAGTGTCCAGATGCCATTCGGGTCTTCGCCGCGATGGTGCGTGCTCGAAAACACGAAATCCAGATGGTTAGTGTCATTGAAGTGGCGGCTGCCGTGCTGCGTCCCTTCTCCAGGCCGCCTGCTCTTGCCAGGCCGGTCCATGAGGATCGATTCGGTCCCCGACGGTGACACCAGCTTCAGCACCAGATCGCCGGCATGCTCGTGCGTCAGCACTACCCTGACTGCCACCGTCTCGACCTGCAGGTCGAGGCCCGTCACCTGCAGGCTGTGGCGAACCCCGTTTTCCTGGTAATCGGGGATGGCCATGGCCAGCGTGCCGGAAGCCAGCGCACTGCTCATCGAGGATTCGTTGTAAGCGGTACGCTGCCTGTTCCAGGTTTCGGCCAGACGCACGGCAGCAAGGGCGTCCACCGAGCCAAAACCGTAGTCGTGGCTGACATGCATGCTGCCGCCATTCCAGCTTCGGCTGCCATTTTCCTGCCAGTCTCCCTGCCCGGTACGCCGCGCCGACAATGCCAGGATGTCCTGAACATCGCGATAGCCGAGATGCGGATTCGCCTCCAGCATCAGGGCCACCGTCCCCGCCACAATGGGGGCGGCAAAGCTGGTCCCTCTCACCGAGTCCAGCTCCGCCCCCGTAATCGAGCCATTGTCGAGCTGCACCCGGCGCTGGGCCGACACGATGCTCATGCCCGGCGCACTGACCAGCACATTGGCCCCGGGGTTGGAAAAGCGCTTGCCATCTGTCCGCAGGATGGACAGGTCGCTGGCCGGATCAAGCGCCGCCACGACGACGTTCGTCCGGCTGTTGGTCATGTTGGAGTAATTGGCATTGCCGCCGCCGGCCCAGCCATTGCCGGCCGACACCACGTTCGTCGTTCCCAGCCCGCCCCGGCCATTGCGGACCGCGGCCAGGTAATCGCTGAATATCCTGTCCACCTCCGCGGAGAAATAAGACAGGCTGAATGGCTGCCGCAGCGACCAGCTATGGTTGACCACATCGTATCCAGCCATGCTAGACAGTGACGCAAAGTCCCCCCCGGTGAGCCAGTGTCCGCCCATCGTGGCGCCATAAGCCACGCCGACACCGCCATCGCCATTGCGCGCTGCCACCATCACGCCGGCCACCTGGGTGGCGTGCCGGCTGTACTCCCCGTCGCTGCCGATCCCGGCCAGCCGGCCCGGACGCGCCTCGGCCAGCCAGACCGGATCCAGGCGGGCCCGCAGCTCCGGGTGGTGCATATCCATGATTTCCTTGCTGCGGGCATGAATGTCAGAGGGTTCGTACATGCCGATGCGCACCCCCCGGCCGGTGTAGTCGCGCCACACGGGCAGCACCCGCGCCTCTTGCAGATGCCATTGCCGGTACAGGGCCGGATCATCGGGCAGGTCCGGCGTCAGCAGCATGACCTCGGCAGCCATGCGCGCCGACTCATCGCCGGCGCCGCTCCGCAGGGTGGCGGCCCTGTGCCCCCGGGCATCCGCAATGGTGTACTTGAAGCGCATGAGGCCGCCGAAGCCGGGCTGCGGTACAAATGTCACGTCGCCATTCGGCTCCAGGCTGACCGTACCCCCGACCGCGCCGGACAGCGAACTGATCCGGAGCGCGTCCTGCTGCCAGTCGACATCGTTTCCCAGCAGTTGCCTGGCAGCCAGCACGAAGGCGCCCTGCCGCCCCAGCCGCAGGCCATCACGATCATGGGTCAGGACATCCGTGGCCGGGAGCGGGGCATCCGGCCCGCTGAGGGTCAGGTCCGGGATGTTGTTCATTCTAAAGTCGATGAAATGCAGCTTTTCGACATTCTTCAGCAGGTTGTCGCCATCCCGGCCGTTCACGGTATCAATAATGCGGATCCGCCCGGCGTCCTCCCGCGACAACCGGTACTCTGCAAACAGGCCGGACAACCGGACGATATCCTGCCCCTCGCCGCCATCAATGACATTGCAGCCCGGCCCGCCCTGCAGGATGTCGTCGCCAGCCCCGCCATACAGCCTGTCGTCGTCCAGCCCGCCATCCAGGTAGTCATGGCCCGCGCCACCATAAAGACGGTCCTGCCCCCGGTGCCCGCGCAGGATGTCGTTTCCGTCCCGGCCATGCAGCCAGTCTGCCCCTTCACCGCCGGACAGGGCATCGTTGGCCGCACCGCCATGCACCTGGTCATCACCATCACCACCGTGAACGAACAGGCTGTCCCGGTACTGATCATTGACCCACAGCACATCGGCACCGGCGCTGCCCAGTACCGCAAGTCCGGCCCCCGGGCCAACATTGCCCAGGTTCTTGCTCACGCCGGCATCACCGGTCAGCTGTACGATGCCGACATCGAGAACGGACCGGCTCGGTTCACCGGTCTGCCACAGCATGGCGTCGTGCCCCTCACTGCCGAGAAGAAACGGGGATGGCGGGAGGGGCAGCGGATTGCCGTTGTTGGGCTTCAGGCCGTCGGCCAGGATCCAGACGGCGGCGGCATGGCCGGCAAAGCGGGTCGTCGCCGACAGCCCCAGCTCCAGCCAGTCCCCATCCACAATCAGTCGCCAGCCAAAACCGCTTTCGAGCTGGCGCTGGCCCGGCCAGCCCGGCTGGTTGCGGCCGGCATAAACGTCAAATGCATTGATTACCGGAGAGGAAGGAACGTCTGGCACGCCCCCGGCCGTCTGCGCCAGACGGACCTGAATGTCGTCCGCCACTGTGCGTTCTGTCCGTTCGTTCATTGCTGCATCGCTCCTCAGTGCCACCGGCATCGTTACGCTGGAGGCATTAAAGGCCAGAGTCGTGCGGCTTTTCTATAGGACGAATCTGAAATTCGGCATAGCAGAAACTGCTTGAACCTGCGGCGAACAGACAGTGAACAGCACGAGGTCTGATATGACTCGTCCCGGCCGGGAGTAACTCTCTGTGTGCTGTTTATGAAAGGGCCTGGTCAGGGCATACTGCCCGTCCCTATTCATTCAGTATTTTCAGTATGCCAATACGCTTTCCGCAATTCCGTACTGTTTCGGCGCAGGCCATATGGGCACTGCCTCTCGTCGCCCTGCTTGTCCTGCCTGTTGCCACACTGCTGATGCAATTCGGCGATGCCAGCGGGCAAATGATGTGGTTGATGCTGCTGTGCATGGGGGCGGGTTACGGTTTGCTGGCGCTGGTCGCCCGCCGCCGTGCCTTCTACACCCGGGCCCGGCTGGTGATGGGCGGCCTGTTTCTGCTGTGGTCGGTGCTTGTCATCTCCAACCAGTTCCTGTTGCGTCAGGCATCGCTTGCGGCGCAGAAGAATCTGGCGGCGGCCAACCAGGGGGCAGCCACGGTGCCGGTGCCATTCCTTTCCCCCGTTGCGCTGACGGCACAAGACAAATGGCAGATGGCGAGCAATCAGCTGCTCAATGAACTGGCTGCGGCATTGCGCGCGATGAACAGCCAGACAAAAATGCTGGATGCCCGGATGGGCAAGATCAGTCTGGCGCAGAACATCAACCCTGCCCGTCTGAGCACGCGTGCCGGTGCGGCACAGTCCGTGGCTGACCTGAAAAGGCTCGGCGAGCTTCAGCAGCAATTTGTCCAGGCCAACCAGTCCGCCACGCTCGGGATGAAACAGATCATCGAAACCAGCCACGCACCGGAAGGCATCAAGGATGCATTGCGGATCGAGCTGCACAAGGCCATTCAGATCACGGAAGGATTCACGGTACAACAGGATCAGTTGCGGCATGACATGCTTGTCGAAGCGTCCACCATGGCCGCGCTGGCCGCGCAGCATCAGGGCCATGTCAGCCCGGACGGTCAGCAGCTGAACTTCAGCGACCCTGTCGTACAGGGCCAGTACCAGCAAGCACTGTCCCGTCTGCAGGCGCTGCTGCAACAGAATGATGCCGCGGTACGAAATGCCATTTCGGCTGCCGCCAGCGCTTCAGCACAGTAAGCCGGCCTCAGGGGGAGAGGCGTCCGGCCTTGCGTGGTTACGCCCCCTCCCCGCATTTTTCCGGCACAACGAAAAGGGGTTAGCTTGCGCTAACCCCTTGGAAATACTGGTGGCGAATCAGGGACTCGAACCCCGGACCTGCGGATTATGATTCCTTCTGAATAGCCACACTCTGATCGCCAATACG
This window of the Microvirgula aerodenitrificans DSM 15089 genome carries:
- a CDS encoding S8 family serine peptidase, giving the protein MNERTERTVADDIQVRLAQTAGGVPDVPSSPVINAFDVYAGRNQPGWPGQRQLESGFGWRLIVDGDWLELGLSATTRFAGHAAAVWILADGLKPNNGNPLPLPPSPFLLGSEGHDAMLWQTGEPSRSVLDVGIVQLTGDAGVSKNLGNVGPGAGLAVLGSAGADVLWVNDQYRDSLFVHGGDGDDQVHGGAANDALSGGEGADWLHGRDGNDILRGHRGQDRLYGGAGHDYLDGGLDDDRLYGGAGDDILQGGPGCNVIDGGEGQDIVRLSGLFAEYRLSREDAGRIRIIDTVNGRDGDNLLKNVEKLHFIDFRMNNIPDLTLSGPDAPLPATDVLTHDRDGLRLGRQGAFVLAARQLLGNDVDWQQDALRISSLSGAVGGTVSLEPNGDVTFVPQPGFGGLMRFKYTIADARGHRAATLRSGAGDESARMAAEVMLLTPDLPDDPALYRQWHLQEARVLPVWRDYTGRGVRIGMYEPSDIHARSKEIMDMHHPELRARLDPVWLAEARPGRLAGIGSDGEYSRHATQVAGVMVAARNGDGGVGVAYGATMGGHWLTGGDFASLSSMAGYDVVNHSWSLRQPFSLSYFSAEVDRIFSDYLAAVRNGRGGLGTTNVVSAGNGWAGGGNANYSNMTNSRTNVVVAALDPASDLSILRTDGKRFSNPGANVLVSAPGMSIVSAQRRVQLDNGSITGAELDSVRGTSFAAPIVAGTVALMLEANPHLGYRDVQDILALSARRTGQGDWQENGSRSWNGGSMHVSHDYGFGSVDALAAVRLAETWNRQRTAYNESSMSSALASGTLAMAIPDYQENGVRHSLQVTGLDLQVETVAVRVVLTHEHAGDLVLKLVSPSGTESILMDRPGKSRRPGEGTQHGSRHFNDTNHLDFVFSSTHHRGEDPNGIWTLEISDRGAANTGTLEHWSFNVFGSAGLADDHYVYTDEYAALASDPLRNRLSDDNGGHDTLNLAALSGACQVDLKRSTATLAGTALTLIDGRQIEDVLAGGFDDSIHGNEGANLLRGGRGDDRLYGAGGGDTLEGGPGNDRMTGGGGADLFIIEPEANAQDVILDLTSSEAGEGDIVALVGFTPNLLAGRKYTSRRTKETGPETLIELGNGQTLLIMDGLMKPDSRIIDFADRAQLQQWQQARHATPLIEGERILDARRGRVNHKTGEIGDGAFLGGKGPDRFLVLANTRPNWWVSLLASVTIRVSNLIIDFDPEADTIDLSQFGGLHDIGQLRIRVAYRTFGWDGQLTQVAAEQGGQSLIVNLYNVSPEALSERNFIFASPGTAVPPPDHPPGPPRVGAPPVLLERFAPAALPVPVIAGTGAADTLLGDAGGNRLIGGPGADRMEGGAGDDTYDVDDAGDRVIELAGGGHDLVRSRIDFTLPDEVEWLELTGNGDIDGTGNAGSNRLVGNGAANLLDGRAGSDTLLGGEGNDGYRVDDSADRVIELAGQGHDTVFATLSFTLPSHVEDLVLSGSASQDGSGNDLDNNLTGNALANRLSGGAGDDRIYGLDGPDRLSGGRGDDLLYGGEGGDVFQFGRGDGRDVIGDFDWDDDILRFGPDIGMEQLWFRRSDAGDVNVGVIGTGDSVTLAGAGPAAAAVRYDYAIELQNGKQLLSHQVDQLIEAMARFAPPPMGQQSLPMANHPVLASLVASSWR